The following coding sequences are from one Coffea arabica cultivar ET-39 chromosome 11e, Coffea Arabica ET-39 HiFi, whole genome shotgun sequence window:
- the LOC113717793 gene encoding probable alpha,alpha-trehalose-phosphate synthase [UDP-forming] 9 produces MMVSRSGSSFLDFTSGELPRIPQTPRALPRLMSVPGIISDSYGGNDGDSDGTSSVCRERKIIVANMLPLHARRDSETAKWSFNFDEDSLLLQLKDGFSPDTEVIYVGSLKVEVEASEQEEVAQRLLDEFKCLPTFLPLDIQKRFYHGFCKQQLWPLFHYMLPICPDHGDRFDRQLWQAYVCANKLFADKVMEVVNPDDDFIWVHDYHLMILPTFLRKRYHRVKLGFFLHSPFPSSEIYRTLPVRDEILKGLLNSDLIGFHTFDYARHFLSCCSRMLGLDYESKRGHIGLEYFGRTVYIKILPVGVHMGRLESVLNLPSTFEKVKEIQDQFHGKKLIIGVDDMDIFKGISLKLLAFEQLLQQHPSLHGKVVLVQIVNPARSSGKDVQEAKKETYSTARRINEAYGYPGYEPVIVIDRPVARFEKTAYYAMAECCIVNAVRDGMNLVPYKYIVCRQGSPSMDEALGSAKMESPRTSMLVVSEFIGCSPSLSGAIRVNPWDIEAVAEALNTAISMSESEKQLRHEKHYRYVSSHDVAYWARSFLQDLERASKDHYNKRSWGIGLGLGFRVISLSPSFRKLSNEHIVSSYKRTNRRAIFLDYDGTIVPHSSIIEAPSPDVIALLDALSSDPKNTVFIVSGRGRTSLGEWLSPCNNLGIAAEHGYFLRWNKSSDWESLVANLDWKEIVGPIMKLYTEATDGSSIETKESALVWHHQEAGPDFGSCQAKELLDHLENVLANEPAVVKRGQHIVEVKPQGVTKGLVAEKILSMLVNQGKPPEFVMCIGDDRSDEDMFESILTIVSGPSLPSAPEIFACTVGQKPSKAKYYLDDTVDVLRLVKGLATASTPKPRNTAEFQVAFDNFF; encoded by the exons ATGATGGTATCAAGATCGGGTTCAAGCTTTTTGGACTTCACATCTGGAGAATTGCCACGCATCCCTCAAACTCCTAGAGCTCTTCCAAGGCTGATGTCTGTCCCTGGAATCATCTCTGATAGTTATGGCGGCAATGATGGAGATTCAGATGGTACATCATCAGTTTGTCGAGAGAGAAAAATAATTGTAGCAAATATGTTGCCTTTGCATGCTAGAAGGGACAGCGAGACTGCAAAATGGTCCTTTAACTTTGATGAGGATTCACTTCTGTTGCAATTGAAGGATGGGTTTTCACCTGATACTGAGGTTATATATGTGGGTTCTTTGAAGGTTGAAGTAGAAGCCAGTGAACAGGAAGAAGTTGCACAGAGACTACTGGATGAATTTAAATGTTTGCCAACTTTTTTACCTCTTGACATTCAGAAAAGGTTTTATCATGGTTTCTGTAAGCAACAACTCTGGCCTCTTTTTCATTACATGCTACCCATTTGCCCAGATCATGGGGATCGCTTTGACCGTCAGCTTTGGCAGGCCTATGTCTGTGCGAATAAATTATTTGCAGATAAGGTTATGGAAGTTGTCAATCCTGATGATGATTTTATCTGGGTccatgattatcacctcatgattcTCCCTACATTTTTGAGGAAGCGATACCATCGAGTGAAGCTTGGATTTTTCCTCCACagtccttttccttcttctgaGATATACCGAACTCTGCCCGTCCGGGATGAAATTCTGAAAGGATTGCTgaattctgatctgattggtTTTCATACATTTGACTATGCCCGCCATTTTCTCTCATGCTGTAGTAGAATGCTAGGCCTTGACTATGAATCTAAACGCGGACACATTGGGCTTGAGTACTTTGGGCGCACAGTGTACATTAAAATTTTGCCTGTGGGTGTTCATATGGGAAGACTTGAATCTGTGTTGAATCTTCCGTCTACATTTGAGAAGGTCAAAGAGATTCAAGACCAATTCCATGGGAAAAAGTTAATTATTGGTGTTGATGATATGGACATTTTCAAAGGCATCAGCTTGAAATTGCTAGCCTTTGAACAGCTTCTGCAGCAACACCCTTCTTTGCATGGCAAAGTAGTTTTGGTTCAGATAGTTAATCCTGCTAGGAGCTCTGGGAAAGATGTTCAGGAAGCAAAGAAGGAGACATATTCAACTGCTAGAAGGATCAATGAAGCTTATGGTTACCCCGGGTATGAGCCAGTAATTGTGATTGATCGTCCTGTTGCTCGCTTTGAGAAAACTGCTTATTATGCCATGGCTGAATGTTGCATAGTAAATGCTGTTAGGGATGGGATGAACTTGGTCCCATACAAGTATATAGTATGCAGGCAGGGCTCTCCCTCTATGGATGAAGCCTTGGGTAGCGCCAAAATGGAATCTCCTCGGACAAGCATGCTTGTTGTGTCTGAGTTTATTGGCTGTTCACCTTCTCTTAGTGGAGCAATTAGGGTGAATCCATGGGATATTGAAGCAGTAGCTGAGGCTCTGAATACAGCAATTTCCATGTCTGAATCAGAAAAGCAACTCCGCCATGAGAAACACTACCGGTACGTGAGTTCACATGATGTAGCTTATTGGGCCCGTAGCTTCTTGCAGGACTTGGAGAGGGCATCTAAGGACCACTACAATAAGCGCTCCTGGGGCATTGGCTTAGGCCTGGGTTTTAGAGTTATTTCGCTTTCTCCGAGTTTTAGGAAGCTCTCTAACGAACACATTGTTTCATCATATAAGCGGACAAACAGGAGAGCAATATTCTTGGACTATGATGGCACTATTGTACCTCATTCCTCAATTATTGAGGCACCAAGCCCTGACGTTATTGCATTGTTGGATGCTCTGAGCAGTGATCCTAAGAACACAGTATTCATAGTTAGTGGGAGAGGGAGGACTTCCTTAGGTGAATGGCTTTCTCCTTGTAACAATTTAGGAATAGCTGCCGAGCATGGATATTTTCTAAG GTGGAACAAATCTTCTGATTGGGAATCTTTGGTGGCTAATCTTGATTGGAAGGAAATTGTGGGACCAATTATGAAACTATATACAGAGGCAACCGATGGCTCAAGCATAGAAACGAAAGAAAGTGCATTGGTGTGGCATCATCAGGAAGCTGGTCCAGACTTTGGGTCATGCCAGGCTAAGGAACTGTTGGATCATTTGGAGAATGTCCTTGCAAATGAACCTGCAGTCGTGAAGAGGGGCCAGCATATTGTCGAAGTCAAGCCACAG GGAGTGACCAAGGGCTTAGTTGCGGAGAAGATTCTCAGCATGTTGGTCAATCAAGGGAAGCCACCAGAGTTTGTAATGTGCATTGGAGATGATAGATCGGATGAAGACATGTTTGAGAGCATATTAACCATTGTCTCAGGTCCTTCCCTCCCTTCAGCTCCTGAGATCTTTGCTTGTACTGTTGGGCAAAAGCCAAGCAAGGCCAAGTATTACCTTGACGACACTGTTGACGTTTTGAGATTGGTCAAAGGTCTTGCTACTGCCTCAACTCCAAAACCTAGGAATACCGCAGAATTTCAGGTtgcttttgacaattttttctGA